A single window of Finegoldia magna ATCC 29328 DNA harbors:
- the tnpA gene encoding IS200/IS605 family transposase → MKKTKQGYYKNRHASFLLQYHLVLVTKYRKPVLQNKVDEFIKDYTARYLNSNKCNVIEIESNLDHIHILFETPATINLTNLINGLKTVSARMARQRFKNELSQYYLKPYFWSRSYFIVTISERNAQMVKEYIKNQQD, encoded by the coding sequence ATGAAAAAAACCAAACAAGGTTATTACAAAAACAGGCACGCATCTTTTTTACTACAGTATCATTTAGTGCTTGTAACAAAATACAGAAAACCAGTTTTACAAAACAAGGTTGATGAGTTTATAAAAGACTATACCGCAAGGTATTTAAATAGTAATAAGTGTAATGTTATCGAAATTGAAAGTAATCTTGACCATATACATATACTTTTTGAGACCCCTGCAACAATTAACTTAACTAACCTAATTAATGGCTTAAAAACTGTATCTGCTAGAATGGCAAGACAAAGGTTTAAAAATGAACTAAGTCAATATTATTTGAAGCCATATTTTTGGTCTAGATCTTATTTTATCGTGACAATAAGCGAAAGAAATGCTCAAATGGTTAAAGAATATATTAAGAATCAACAAGATTAA